The following are encoded in a window of Mycobacteroides chelonae CCUG 47445 genomic DNA:
- a CDS encoding NAD(P)-dependent oxidoreductase, whose translation MTQSALSLGYIGLGNMGAPMAQRLVDWPGGLTVFDLRAETMAPLVEAGARAADSLADIAGADLISVTVLDDAQVREVIGELAPKVKPGTIIAIHSTISDATAVQLAKELAPQRIHVIDAPVSGGAPGAHKGELATMVGADDATFARVKEPFSKWASLVIHAGAPGAGTRMKLARNLLHFVAFTAAGEAQRLAESCGLNITDLGKVVRHTDAITGGPGAIMLRDTTEPVTSDSFWHPIFTHVRGLGEKDLSLALALGEVQSVQLPLAALARERLAASLGVPHEEGASNG comes from the coding sequence ATGACGCAGTCTGCTCTCTCCCTCGGGTACATCGGTCTGGGCAACATGGGTGCGCCCATGGCCCAGCGGCTTGTCGACTGGCCCGGCGGCCTGACGGTCTTCGATCTGCGGGCCGAGACCATGGCGCCGCTTGTCGAGGCCGGCGCGCGCGCTGCGGACAGCCTGGCCGATATCGCCGGGGCCGACCTCATCAGCGTCACGGTGCTGGACGACGCACAGGTACGTGAGGTGATCGGAGAACTCGCGCCCAAGGTCAAGCCCGGCACCATCATCGCCATCCACTCCACCATCAGTGACGCGACAGCGGTGCAGCTCGCCAAAGAACTCGCGCCACAACGGATTCACGTCATCGACGCACCGGTGAGCGGTGGCGCCCCCGGTGCCCACAAGGGTGAGCTGGCCACCATGGTCGGCGCCGACGACGCGACGTTCGCGCGGGTCAAGGAGCCCTTCTCGAAGTGGGCGTCGCTGGTGATTCATGCCGGTGCCCCGGGTGCGGGTACCCGGATGAAGCTGGCGCGCAACCTTCTACATTTCGTTGCCTTCACCGCGGCCGGGGAGGCGCAGCGCCTGGCCGAAAGTTGTGGCCTGAACATCACCGATCTGGGCAAGGTGGTGCGCCATACGGACGCCATCACCGGTGGGCCGGGCGCCATCATGTTGCGCGATACCACCGAACCGGTGACATCGGACAGCTTCTGGCACCCCATCTTCACGCATGTGCGCGGTCTCGGTGAAAAAGACCTGAGCCTGGCACTGGCGCTCGGCGAAGTGCAGTCCGTCCAGCTGCCGCTGGCCGCGTTGGCCCGCGAGCGACTGGCCGCGAGTCTTGGTGTGCCACACGAGGAAGGGGCAAGTAATGGATGA
- a CDS encoding TetR/AcrR family transcriptional regulator: MSSEAVVTLTSDSPRNRRQEETIRKIVTAGREMLGETTYADMTIRGVAARAKVAPATAYTYFSSKSHLVAEIYLDLIHEAPYFTDVNDGQTARVTKTLRSLALVVADEPEIATGCTTALLSNNDEAVRAVRDKIGLEIHRRIRSAMGPDADPRVVSALEMTFFGALMHAGSGTFTYHEIADKLTFVVGLMLGGNE; the protein is encoded by the coding sequence GTGTCCAGTGAAGCTGTGGTGACCTTGACAAGCGACTCGCCGCGAAACCGGCGACAGGAAGAGACGATCCGCAAGATCGTCACCGCAGGCCGGGAGATGCTCGGCGAGACGACGTACGCGGATATGACCATCCGCGGCGTGGCCGCGCGCGCGAAGGTGGCCCCCGCGACCGCGTACACCTATTTCTCCTCCAAGAGCCATCTGGTGGCCGAGATCTACCTCGACCTCATCCACGAAGCGCCCTACTTCACCGACGTCAACGACGGCCAGACCGCCCGGGTCACCAAAACGCTGCGCAGCCTGGCATTGGTGGTCGCCGACGAGCCCGAAATCGCAACGGGGTGCACGACCGCGCTGCTGAGCAACAACGACGAGGCCGTGCGTGCCGTCCGCGACAAGATCGGGCTGGAAATCCATCGCAGGATCCGCTCAGCAATGGGACCCGATGCCGATCCGCGCGTGGTGTCGGCCCTCGAAATGACCTTCTTCGGTGCCCTCATGCACGCGGGCAGCGGCACCTTCACCTATCACGAGATCGCCGACAAGCTGACCTTCGTGGTGGGCCTCATGCTGGGAGGCAACGAATGA
- a CDS encoding SDR family oxidoreductase translates to MPRFEPHPRRRPSIIAGASSGIGAATAIELAGRGFPVALGARRVDKLTELVEKIQADGGEAVAFPLDVTDADSVKSFVAQSIDALGEIDLLVSGAGDMYPGRVHEMSADTFAAQIQVHLLGANRLATAIVPDMVARRRGDVVFIGSDVALHQRPHMGAYGAAKAALLAMVNTMRMELEGTGVRASIVHPGPTLTSMGWQLSAEQVGPMLEDWKTWGQARHSYFLRPSDIARAVTFVAETPRGAHIAEMEVQPEAPLTDAPADKQKLELGEEGMPS, encoded by the coding sequence ATGCCCCGTTTTGAGCCCCACCCACGCCGACGTCCGTCGATCATCGCCGGAGCTTCCTCAGGTATCGGCGCGGCGACGGCAATCGAGCTCGCGGGCCGTGGATTTCCGGTGGCGCTCGGCGCCCGCCGCGTCGACAAGCTGACCGAACTCGTCGAGAAGATCCAGGCCGACGGCGGAGAGGCGGTCGCCTTCCCTCTGGACGTCACCGACGCGGACTCGGTGAAGTCCTTTGTTGCGCAGAGCATCGATGCACTGGGCGAGATCGACCTGCTGGTGTCGGGTGCCGGCGACATGTACCCGGGGCGGGTCCATGAAATGAGCGCCGACACCTTCGCCGCGCAGATTCAGGTGCATCTGTTGGGTGCCAATCGGCTCGCCACCGCGATCGTGCCCGACATGGTGGCTCGGCGGCGCGGCGATGTGGTCTTCATCGGATCCGATGTCGCACTGCACCAGCGCCCCCACATGGGCGCCTACGGAGCGGCCAAGGCGGCCCTGCTCGCCATGGTGAACACCATGCGCATGGAGTTGGAGGGCACCGGCGTCAGGGCCTCGATCGTGCACCCCGGGCCGACCTTGACCTCGATGGGCTGGCAGCTCTCCGCCGAGCAGGTCGGCCCCATGCTGGAGGACTGGAAGACGTGGGGACAAGCGCGGCACTCCTACTTCCTGCGCCCCTCGGACATCGCACGCGCGGTCACCTTCGTCGCCGAAACACCCAGGGGCGCACACATCGCAGAGATGGAGGTGCAGCCGGAGGCACCTCTCACAGATGCACCCGCCGACAAACAGAAACTCGAGCTTGGTGAGGAAGGAATGCCATCATGA
- a CDS encoding SDR family oxidoreductase — translation MGEFEGKVAIVTGAAQGIGEAYAHALASQGAAVVVADINAELGEDVAKQIVADGGKAIFASVDVSDPDSAIAMADKAVAEFGGIDYLVNNAAIYGGMKLDLLLSVPWDYYKKFMSVNQDGALVCTRAVYKHIAKRGGGAIVNQSSTAAWLYSGFYGLAKVGINGLTQQLSRELGGQKIRINAIAPGPTDTEATRGTVPEQFRSELVKNIPLSRMGTVDDMVGMCLFLLSDKASWITGQVFNVDGGQIIRS, via the coding sequence ATGGGAGAGTTCGAGGGCAAGGTCGCCATCGTCACCGGAGCCGCACAGGGCATCGGCGAAGCGTACGCGCACGCGCTGGCCAGCCAGGGGGCGGCGGTCGTGGTCGCCGATATCAATGCCGAGTTGGGAGAGGACGTCGCCAAGCAGATCGTGGCCGACGGCGGCAAAGCGATCTTCGCGAGCGTCGATGTTTCCGACCCTGATTCGGCAATAGCCATGGCGGACAAGGCGGTCGCCGAGTTCGGCGGTATCGACTACCTGGTGAACAACGCCGCCATCTACGGCGGCATGAAGCTGGACCTGCTGCTGTCGGTGCCGTGGGACTACTACAAGAAGTTCATGAGCGTCAATCAGGATGGCGCGCTGGTGTGTACCCGGGCGGTGTACAAGCACATCGCCAAGCGTGGCGGCGGCGCCATCGTGAACCAATCATCCACGGCTGCATGGCTGTACTCAGGGTTCTATGGGCTGGCCAAGGTGGGCATCAACGGTCTGACGCAGCAGCTCTCTCGCGAGCTGGGCGGCCAGAAGATCCGTATCAACGCCATCGCGCCGGGGCCCACCGATACCGAGGCTACCCGCGGCACGGTGCCCGAACAGTTCCGCAGCGAGCTCGTCAAGAACATCCCGCTGAGCCGCATGGGCACCGTCGACGACATGGTGGGCATGTGCCTTTTCCTGCTGTCGGACAAGGCTTCCTGGATCACCGGCCAGGTGTTCAACGTCGACGGCGGACAGATCATCCGGTCATGA
- a CDS encoding aldehyde dehydrogenase, producing the protein MALLADGDSDLFIDGKLIPGGAGRFPTVNPATEEVLGTAADADVDDMSRAIEAARRAFDDTDWSRNVELRVRCLRQLRDGMRAHIEELRDLTIAEVGAPRMLTAGAQLEGPVDDLRFAADTAESFDWNTDLGVASPMGIKTQRTLVREAVGVVGAVTPWNFPHQINLAKVGPALAAGNTLILKPAPDTPWCAAVLGRIIAEHTDFPPGVVNVVTSSDHRIGAQLSTDPRVDMVSFTGSTATGRTVMTDAAATVKKVFLELGGKSAFIVLDDADLAAACSVSAFTTAMHAGQGCAITTRLVVPRARYDEAVQAAAATMGSLKPGDPTKPGTICGPVISARQRDRVQSYLDLAVAEGGSFACGGGRPEGRDRGFFIEPTVVTGLTNDARVAREEIFGPVLVVIAHDGDGDAVRIANDSPYGLSGTVFSGDDERAARVASRLRVGTVNVNGGVWYSADAPFGGYKQSGNGREMGVAGFEEYLETKVIATAVK; encoded by the coding sequence ATGGCGCTTCTGGCCGATGGCGACAGTGATCTGTTCATCGACGGAAAGTTGATTCCCGGCGGTGCCGGACGGTTCCCTACGGTGAACCCGGCCACCGAGGAGGTGCTCGGAACCGCGGCCGATGCCGATGTCGATGACATGAGCCGTGCCATCGAGGCAGCGCGCCGCGCGTTCGACGACACCGATTGGTCACGCAATGTGGAGCTGCGTGTGCGATGCCTGCGGCAGCTCCGGGATGGCATGAGGGCTCATATCGAGGAGCTGCGCGACCTGACCATCGCCGAGGTGGGGGCGCCTCGGATGCTGACCGCCGGCGCGCAGCTGGAGGGACCGGTGGACGATCTGCGCTTCGCCGCCGATACCGCGGAATCCTTCGACTGGAACACTGATCTCGGTGTTGCCTCACCGATGGGCATCAAGACTCAACGAACTCTCGTGCGTGAGGCCGTTGGCGTGGTCGGCGCGGTCACGCCGTGGAACTTCCCGCATCAGATCAACCTCGCCAAGGTGGGTCCGGCGCTGGCCGCCGGCAACACCCTGATACTCAAGCCTGCTCCGGATACCCCCTGGTGCGCGGCGGTGCTGGGCCGAATCATCGCCGAGCACACCGATTTTCCGCCGGGCGTCGTCAATGTCGTCACCTCCAGCGACCACCGCATCGGTGCGCAGCTGTCGACGGATCCCCGGGTGGACATGGTGTCGTTCACCGGTTCCACCGCGACCGGGCGCACCGTCATGACCGACGCCGCCGCCACCGTCAAGAAGGTGTTCCTGGAACTCGGTGGCAAGTCGGCGTTCATCGTGCTCGATGACGCCGATCTCGCCGCGGCCTGCTCGGTCTCCGCGTTCACCACGGCGATGCATGCGGGCCAGGGATGTGCCATCACCACCAGGCTTGTCGTACCGCGCGCTCGATACGACGAGGCGGTGCAGGCGGCTGCTGCCACGATGGGCTCGCTCAAGCCGGGGGATCCCACCAAACCGGGAACGATCTGTGGCCCGGTGATCTCGGCCCGCCAGCGCGACCGGGTCCAGTCATACCTGGATCTTGCTGTTGCCGAGGGTGGTTCATTCGCCTGCGGAGGCGGACGGCCAGAGGGACGAGACCGCGGATTCTTCATCGAACCCACCGTCGTCACCGGACTGACCAACGATGCCCGTGTGGCACGGGAGGAGATCTTCGGCCCGGTGCTCGTGGTCATCGCCCATGACGGCGACGGCGACGCGGTGCGGATCGCCAACGATTCACCGTACGGACTGTCCGGGACGGTGTTCAGCGGAGACGATGAGCGTGCGGCGCGAGTGGCATCCCGGCTGCGGGTGGGAACGGTGAACGTCAACGGCGGCGTCTGGTATTCCGCCGACGCGCCCTTCGGCGGCTACAAGCAGTCAGGTAACGGCAGGGAAATGGGTGTCGCCGGTTTCGAGGAATACCTGGAAACCAAAGTCATTGCAACGGCTGTGAAATAG
- a CDS encoding cytochrome P450, whose protein sequence is MTAASMSSVVFDPYDYDFHEDPYPYYRRLRDEAPLYRNDDLNFWALSRHQDVLQGFRNSEALSNSNGVSMDKASFGPHAKLVMSFLAMDDPEHLRLRTLVSKGFTPRRIRELEGRVVALARTHLDKALQSESFDFVADYAGKLPMDVISELMGVPEPDRTRIRELADGVMHREDGLADVPPEAIQASFDLMTYYIDMVKERRRRPTEDLTSALLQAEIDGDRLTDEEVLAFLFLMVIAGNETTTKLLANAVYWGHRNPDQLAAVHADHELIPLWVEESLRYDTSSQILARTVATDMTFYDTTVSAGDILLLLPGSANRDDRVFENADEYRIGREIGAKLVSFGSGAHFCLGAHLARMEAKVALTELFTRIRRYEIDESASVRVHSSNVRGFAYLPITVEVC, encoded by the coding sequence ATGACGGCCGCCTCGATGTCCTCTGTGGTTTTCGATCCGTACGACTACGACTTTCACGAGGACCCATACCCGTACTACCGGCGCCTACGCGACGAGGCACCGCTGTACCGCAACGACGACCTGAACTTCTGGGCACTCTCGCGTCATCAGGATGTGCTGCAGGGCTTCAGGAACAGCGAGGCACTGTCCAACTCCAACGGTGTCTCGATGGACAAGGCCTCCTTCGGGCCACACGCCAAACTGGTGATGTCGTTCCTGGCGATGGATGACCCCGAGCATCTTCGGCTTCGCACACTGGTGTCGAAGGGGTTCACTCCCAGGCGAATCCGTGAGCTTGAAGGACGGGTCGTCGCACTCGCTCGCACGCACCTGGACAAAGCCCTGCAGTCGGAAAGCTTCGATTTCGTCGCCGACTATGCCGGCAAGCTGCCCATGGACGTCATCTCGGAGCTGATGGGTGTGCCCGAGCCCGACCGTACCCGCATCCGGGAGTTAGCCGACGGAGTGATGCACCGCGAGGATGGCCTCGCCGACGTGCCGCCCGAGGCCATCCAGGCCTCCTTCGACCTGATGACTTACTACATCGACATGGTCAAAGAGCGTCGTCGGCGCCCAACAGAGGATCTGACTTCCGCTCTCCTGCAGGCGGAAATCGACGGCGACCGCCTCACTGACGAAGAAGTGCTCGCCTTCCTGTTCCTCATGGTGATCGCCGGCAACGAGACGACCACCAAGCTGCTCGCCAACGCCGTGTACTGGGGCCACCGCAACCCCGACCAGCTTGCCGCCGTCCACGCCGATCACGAGCTCATACCGTTATGGGTGGAGGAGTCACTGCGGTACGACACCTCAAGCCAGATCCTCGCGCGCACCGTGGCAACGGATATGACCTTCTACGACACCACAGTTTCCGCCGGTGACATCCTGCTGTTACTGCCCGGCTCGGCCAACCGCGACGACCGGGTGTTCGAGAACGCCGACGAGTACCGCATCGGGCGAGAGATTGGCGCCAAGCTCGTGAGCTTTGGTAGCGGTGCACATTTCTGCCTCGGTGCGCATCTGGCACGGATGGAGGCCAAGGTGGCGCTGACCGAGCTCTTCACCCGGATTCGCCGTTACGAGATTGATGAAAGCGCTTCCGTTCGTGTGCATTCCAGCAATGTCCGCGGGTTCGCGTATCTGCCCATCACCGTGGAGGTCTGTTGA